One window of Bifidobacterium pseudocatenulatum DSM 20438 = JCM 1200 = LMG 10505 genomic DNA carries:
- the yddG gene encoding aromatic amino acid DMT transporter YddG codes for MNTDQKLPAESAGERPSNPLFGHAISHAATLIGLFAIVLWGFMAGLVRLVSESFGATLGSALIYTVGGMLLLIVRRPKPISQAPRKYLVAGGLMFIAYEASISLSIGLATTNAQSVEVSLVNYLWPTLLVLMTAAVSHKRGSVSEALPGAIVATVGVAMAVGGENLDVQEAVANIASNPLPYALAFAGAFIWAIYATVTPSMSDGYDGTTIFFCCVAVVLWIIHFVSGDGLPAVAPGIGGYISLLACAASIAGGYACWGYGMLHGSMETLAIGSYATPLFSTASSTLLLGVTLGMPFWIGVALVVVGSLINVWFARRR; via the coding sequence GTGAATACGGATCAGAAACTTCCCGCCGAATCCGCAGGCGAACGCCCCAGTAACCCCCTATTTGGCCATGCCATATCACACGCGGCGACACTCATCGGCCTGTTCGCAATCGTCCTGTGGGGCTTCATGGCCGGCCTCGTGCGACTCGTTTCCGAATCGTTCGGCGCCACGCTCGGCTCGGCGCTCATCTACACTGTCGGCGGCATGCTCCTGCTCATCGTGCGACGGCCGAAACCGATTAGCCAAGCGCCACGCAAGTACCTCGTCGCAGGCGGACTCATGTTCATCGCATACGAGGCGTCGATCTCGCTGTCGATCGGTCTGGCCACAACGAACGCGCAATCTGTGGAAGTCAGCCTCGTCAATTATTTGTGGCCGACGCTGCTGGTACTGATGACCGCCGCCGTGTCGCACAAACGCGGCTCGGTCTCCGAAGCGCTGCCGGGTGCAATCGTAGCCACCGTCGGCGTGGCAATGGCGGTCGGCGGTGAAAACCTTGACGTGCAGGAAGCGGTTGCCAATATCGCCAGCAATCCATTGCCGTACGCGCTCGCGTTCGCAGGTGCCTTTATTTGGGCGATTTACGCGACCGTGACGCCATCGATGTCCGATGGTTACGATGGTACGACGATTTTCTTCTGTTGCGTTGCTGTTGTGCTGTGGATTATCCATTTCGTTTCGGGCGACGGTTTGCCAGCTGTAGCGCCTGGCATCGGCGGCTATATTTCGCTGCTCGCATGTGCCGCGTCGATTGCTGGCGGCTACGCGTGCTGGGGGTATGGCATGCTACATGGCAGTATGGAAACGCTTGCGATCGGTTCGTATGCGACGCCGCTGTTCTCCACTGCTTCCAGCACGCTCCTATTGGGCGTGACGTTGGGCATGCCATTCTGGATCGGTGTCGCGCTGGTGGTAGTCGGCTCGCTGATCAACGTGTGGTTTGCGCGACGCCGCTGA
- a CDS encoding YhgE/Pip domain-containing protein, translated as MIWGIFKRDMCHATRNVIAVIVSMGLVVVPALYAWFNIAASWDPYGNTKALKVAVANNDKGYKSDLIPVRVNVGETIISTLHANDQLDWQFVKSDKAIDGVKSGEYYAAIVIPKGFSADMMTLFSPDIKHAQLKYYLNEKINPIAPHITDQGATTVVNTIDKTFAKTIAQVGLDLASSILHYSQSPQMAEYMRNLNGNLTTMADTLSGASQQVTSYSQLLGSANDIVDSTGKLLASATKAGKQAQNALKQGKSGATSLTSAGANVTSSVNTALDQVSDAFDQVAAKVNKAFDALGKDSDTAASQLTTLSEQVSSSESLYDTYITSLNHMHESVEQLPDSDSAKQALLEAIDREITLLEAAKGDSQKLAQQLKDASTQVTQDTAAAERSRKEILNRITSAKQSISNVRDDYATNVKPKIDALASTVSTLISQTDSMITQLSGTADDLDDVTGDVGTNVTSIRSTLGAIAKKLDSSAATVKELITKLETGGNAGDGNSDGGDGDNDASSSDSGESDELRALATANASTLSTLISAPVALHRVSVYPIANYGSAMAPFYTILSIWVGAIILCAMLKVTISDREKAHVLGLGDTLPRVAGPSGPGNASRWGLRLDHEYFGRYAIFALLALLQGTLVCLGDMYFLGVQANHALQFLAVGWLAALVFSNIVYTLTVSFGDIGKAVAVVLLVMQVAGSGGTFPIETLPKFFQMLYPFLPFPHAIDAMHAAMAGSYGNEYLLDMVYLALFLIPSLLLGLVLRKPVIRLNNWVSRNLESTKVM; from the coding sequence ATGATCTGGGGCATCTTCAAGCGGGACATGTGCCACGCCACCCGCAACGTGATCGCCGTGATCGTCTCGATGGGCCTGGTGGTGGTGCCGGCGCTGTACGCCTGGTTCAACATTGCGGCCAGCTGGGACCCCTACGGCAACACCAAGGCATTGAAGGTCGCCGTGGCCAATAACGACAAGGGTTACAAGTCGGATCTCATACCGGTGCGCGTCAACGTGGGCGAAACCATCATCAGCACACTGCACGCCAACGACCAGCTGGACTGGCAGTTCGTGAAAAGCGACAAGGCAATCGACGGGGTGAAATCCGGCGAATACTATGCGGCGATCGTAATTCCGAAAGGTTTCAGCGCCGACATGATGACGCTGTTCTCCCCCGACATCAAACACGCGCAGCTCAAGTACTATCTGAACGAGAAAATCAACCCGATCGCCCCGCATATCACCGATCAGGGCGCGACAACCGTGGTCAACACAATCGACAAAACCTTCGCCAAAACGATCGCGCAAGTCGGACTCGACCTGGCCTCAAGCATCCTACACTATTCGCAAAGCCCGCAAATGGCCGAATACATGCGCAACCTCAACGGCAATCTCACCACCATGGCGGATACGCTGAGCGGCGCATCGCAGCAGGTAACGTCGTATTCGCAGCTGCTCGGCTCGGCGAACGACATCGTGGATTCCACGGGCAAACTGCTCGCCTCGGCGACCAAGGCGGGCAAACAGGCCCAGAACGCGTTGAAGCAAGGCAAATCAGGTGCCACGTCGCTCACTTCGGCAGGTGCGAACGTCACCTCCTCAGTGAACACCGCGCTCGACCAGGTGTCAGACGCGTTCGACCAAGTAGCTGCCAAGGTGAACAAGGCGTTCGACGCGCTCGGCAAGGACTCAGACACCGCAGCCAGCCAGTTGACAACGTTGAGCGAACAAGTCTCCAGCAGCGAATCGCTGTACGACACGTACATCACAAGCCTCAACCACATGCACGAATCGGTGGAACAACTACCGGACAGTGATTCCGCGAAACAGGCGCTGCTGGAAGCCATCGACCGAGAGATCACGCTGCTGGAAGCCGCCAAAGGCGATTCGCAGAAGCTCGCGCAGCAGCTGAAAGACGCTTCCACGCAGGTCACGCAGGATACCGCAGCCGCGGAACGCTCCCGCAAGGAGATCCTGAACCGCATCACCTCCGCGAAGCAGTCGATCAGCAATGTGCGCGACGATTACGCCACGAACGTCAAGCCGAAAATCGACGCGCTCGCCTCCACAGTCAGCACGCTGATCTCCCAAACCGACAGCATGATCACCCAGCTGAGCGGCACCGCCGACGATCTGGACGATGTGACGGGCGACGTGGGGACGAATGTGACATCCATTCGTTCCACGCTCGGCGCGATCGCGAAGAAACTCGACTCGTCGGCAGCGACGGTGAAGGAGCTGATCACGAAGCTGGAGACGGGCGGGAACGCCGGTGACGGCAACAGCGATGGTGGCGACGGTGACAACGACGCCAGTTCGTCCGATTCGGGTGAATCGGACGAACTACGTGCACTGGCCACCGCCAACGCGTCCACACTGTCCACGCTGATTTCCGCGCCCGTCGCACTGCATCGCGTCTCAGTGTACCCGATCGCGAACTACGGTTCAGCCATGGCGCCGTTCTATACGATCCTGTCAATCTGGGTGGGTGCGATCATCCTGTGCGCCATGCTGAAAGTGACAATTTCGGACCGCGAGAAGGCGCATGTGCTGGGCTTGGGCGACACGCTGCCGCGCGTCGCCGGCCCGTCCGGCCCGGGGAACGCCTCACGTTGGGGACTGCGCCTCGACCACGAGTATTTCGGACGGTACGCGATCTTCGCACTGCTCGCGTTGCTGCAGGGCACACTGGTTTGCCTGGGTGACATGTATTTCCTTGGCGTGCAGGCGAATCATGCGCTGCAGTTCCTTGCCGTGGGGTGGCTTGCCGCGCTCGTGTTCTCGAATATCGTATATACGCTGACCGTGTCGTTCGGCGATATCGGCAAGGCCGTGGCCGTGGTGCTGCTGGTGATGCAGGTCGCCGGTTCGGGCGGTACGTTCCCTATCGAGACGCTGCCGAAGTTCTTCCAAATGCTCTACCCGTTCCTACCGTTCCCGCACGCCATCGATGCCATGCACGCCGCGATGGCCGGATCGTACGGCAATGAGTACCTGCTTGACATGGTGTATCTCGCCTTGTTCCTGATTCCTTCGCTGCTGCTGGGATTGGTGTTGCGCAAGCCGGTGATCCGGTTGAACAACTGGGTGAGCCGCAATCTGGAATCCACCAAGGTGATGTGA
- a CDS encoding YhgE/Pip domain-containing protein, with protein MHQVFAIFLRDVKRILKNPVALVVTLGVAIIPSLYAWCNILANWDPYANTGNIQVAVANEDKGTTSTLVGHLDAGQQTVNQLKKNHQLGWHFVPKQQAIEGVESGKYYAAIVLPEDFSSRLIGTVTGKGDRPSITYYINEKLNAIAPKITDTGATTIDEQINTTFVSSVADAVAKEVKEAAGETTGSVKSAQSDVINDLTDTINQLETVQQQLRDTRSTLDKALTTIDSAKQSNIALASEITNSLDTVGKASDLLSETRTQTERFSNTLVGALDNGSTQLSGLQVNVSNATGTVLSGLNTTQDALDQVSSTMHRINTTTGTVLDGVEKALQASQLDPNSQTYKDLSAQLAEARKQLTFQQQRIDAFDQDTTAAINAGKNTANGFNDDVTTLAKNGTASMTSARTTITGTVMPNLNTGLDTLSLANGSLSGTLTTLQSTLEQGNGLLDQLSRTVTQTNTTIAGTQTQLANLAKQLNTTRTDVAALSSSAMFQQLSQALGLDASEVGSFVGEPVHLDEQVLYPVKNYGSAVTPFYTNLALWVGGFVLVAIYKLEVDRDEKIRMYTPRQGYMGRWLLFVTVGFLQAIIATIGDLALGIQCEHPFLFILAGIFASFVYVNIIYALAVAFRHIGKAVAVILVIIQIPGAAGLYPIEMMPEFFRRLKPFLPFTYGINAMRGPIGGMYANHYWIDMLSLFWYLPVALFIGLVVRKLALNLNRLFDNRLADTDLMITEHNEGTVEPLRLTETAQQIAEEFPELARRRAIHFFRLYPRLVRWGFLALAVLPFVFLLLLFITRMKLAMLLGWIISIIAIDTYLIVVEYLRERYANYLGKEAMSAEEFRSAILHENLLFRPGMHYKPMHAIHTRLYAAAHGGSAGHAAGHAAGHAAGHAAGHAAGHAAEHAAEYTAEYAAGNTDGNAGRSLREEGNEQ; from the coding sequence ATGCACCAGGTTTTCGCCATCTTCCTTCGAGACGTGAAACGCATTCTGAAGAACCCTGTGGCGCTCGTCGTCACGCTGGGTGTGGCTATCATCCCATCACTGTACGCATGGTGCAATATCCTCGCCAACTGGGACCCGTACGCGAACACGGGCAACATCCAAGTCGCTGTGGCGAACGAGGACAAGGGCACAACCTCCACGCTGGTCGGCCATCTCGACGCTGGCCAGCAGACCGTCAACCAGCTTAAGAAGAACCATCAGCTCGGCTGGCATTTCGTTCCCAAGCAGCAAGCCATCGAAGGCGTGGAATCCGGCAAATACTATGCGGCGATCGTACTGCCGGAAGACTTCAGCTCCAGACTCATCGGCACCGTCACCGGTAAAGGCGACCGACCGTCGATCACGTACTACATCAACGAAAAGCTGAACGCGATCGCGCCGAAAATCACCGATACGGGCGCGACCACGATCGACGAGCAGATCAACACCACTTTCGTTTCCAGCGTGGCCGACGCCGTGGCGAAGGAAGTAAAGGAGGCAGCGGGAGAAACCACCGGCAGCGTGAAAAGCGCGCAAAGCGACGTCATCAACGATCTGACCGACACCATCAACCAGCTCGAAACCGTCCAACAGCAGCTGCGCGACACCCGTTCCACGCTCGACAAGGCCCTCACCACCATCGATTCGGCCAAACAGTCCAACATCGCGCTCGCCTCGGAAATCACCAACTCGCTTGACACCGTCGGCAAGGCGTCCGACTTGCTGAGCGAGACGCGCACACAAACCGAACGATTCTCGAACACGCTGGTCGGAGCGCTCGACAACGGCAGCACGCAACTGTCCGGCCTGCAGGTCAACGTGAGCAATGCCACCGGCACCGTGCTCAGCGGACTGAACACCACGCAGGACGCGCTCGACCAAGTGTCCAGCACCATGCATCGCATCAACACCACCACCGGCACCGTGCTCGACGGCGTGGAGAAGGCGTTGCAGGCCAGCCAGCTGGATCCGAACAGCCAAACGTATAAGGATCTTTCCGCGCAGCTCGCCGAAGCCCGCAAACAGCTGACGTTCCAGCAGCAGCGCATCGACGCCTTCGATCAGGACACCACGGCTGCGATCAACGCGGGGAAGAACACCGCGAACGGGTTCAACGACGATGTCACCACGCTGGCGAAGAACGGCACGGCGTCGATGACGAGCGCACGCACGACCATCACCGGCACGGTCATGCCGAATCTCAACACCGGGCTCGATACACTCAGCCTGGCCAATGGGTCGCTGTCCGGCACGCTTACCACGCTGCAAAGCACGCTGGAACAGGGCAACGGGCTGCTCGACCAGTTGTCGCGCACCGTGACCCAAACGAACACCACCATTGCTGGCACGCAGACACAGCTCGCCAATCTCGCCAAACAGCTCAACACCACGCGCACCGATGTGGCCGCGTTGAGCAGTTCGGCGATGTTCCAGCAGCTTTCCCAAGCGCTCGGACTTGACGCGAGCGAGGTCGGCTCGTTCGTGGGCGAGCCGGTGCATTTGGACGAACAGGTCCTCTACCCGGTCAAAAACTATGGTTCCGCGGTCACGCCGTTCTACACGAATCTTGCGCTGTGGGTCGGCGGATTCGTGCTCGTCGCGATCTACAAGCTTGAAGTGGACCGCGATGAGAAGATCCGCATGTACACGCCACGCCAAGGCTATATGGGCCGTTGGCTGCTGTTCGTCACGGTCGGATTTCTGCAGGCGATCATCGCCACGATCGGCGATCTCGCGCTGGGCATCCAATGCGAGCATCCGTTCCTGTTCATCCTCGCCGGCATTTTCGCCTCGTTCGTCTACGTGAACATCATTTACGCGCTCGCCGTGGCGTTCCGGCATATCGGCAAGGCCGTCGCCGTGATTCTGGTGATCATCCAGATTCCGGGCGCGGCAGGCCTCTACCCCATCGAGATGATGCCGGAATTCTTCCGCCGTCTGAAACCGTTCCTACCGTTCACCTACGGCATCAACGCGATGCGCGGGCCGATCGGCGGCATGTATGCCAACCATTATTGGATCGACATGCTCTCGCTGTTCTGGTATCTGCCTGTGGCGCTGTTCATCGGCTTGGTCGTCCGCAAGCTGGCGTTGAACCTCAACCGCCTGTTCGACAACCGTCTGGCGGACACTGATCTGATGATCACCGAACATAACGAAGGCACGGTGGAACCGTTGCGGCTCACCGAGACCGCGCAGCAGATCGCCGAGGAGTTCCCCGAACTCGCCCGCAGACGGGCGATTCATTTCTTCCGCCTGTACCCGCGCCTGGTGCGCTGGGGATTCCTCGCGCTGGCGGTACTGCCGTTCGTGTTCCTGCTGTTGCTATTCATCACGCGCATGAAGCTCGCCATGCTGCTCGGTTGGATCATTTCGATCATCGCCATCGACACGTATCTCATCGTGGTGGAGTATCTGCGCGAACGGTATGCGAATTATCTGGGCAAGGAAGCGATGAGTGCGGAAGAGTTCCGCAGCGCGATCCTGCACGAGAACCTGCTATTCCGGCCGGGCATGCATTACAAGCCGATGCATGCCATACATACGAGGCTGTATGCGGCTGCGCATGGTGGTTCGGCCGGACATGCGGCCGGACATGCGGCCGGACATGCGGCCGGACATGCGGCCGGACATGCGGCCGGACATGCGGCTGAACATGCGGCTGAGTATACGGCTGAGTATGCGGCTGGAAACACAGACGGAAATGCTGGCAGGAGTCTGCGTGAGGAGGGGAACGAACAGTGA
- the fbaA gene encoding class II fructose-bisphosphate aldolase → MTIATPERYAQMLDAARRGGYAYPAINVTSTQTLNAALQGFAEAESDGIIQVSVGGAAYFSGQRVNDRVTGSLAFAAFAHEVAAKYPNITIALHTDHCAKQYLDEWVRPLLDHEVEQVKHGQEPTFQSHMWDGSTVPLGENLDIAEELLDKSQAAHTVLEIEIGAVGGEEDGHSAEINDKLYSTPAQGIAVAQRLGLGERGRYMAAFTFGNVHGAYKPGVVKLRPELLDEIQTTVALAIKAGEMPDPAHSLDVASGKPFALVFHGGSGSAPEEIAQAVSYGVVKMNIDTDTQYAFSRAVAGHMFSNYDSVLKIDGEVGNKKMYDPRSWGREAESAMAARVVEACRQLGSAGKALK, encoded by the coding sequence ATGACTATTGCAACGCCGGAACGTTATGCGCAAATGCTGGACGCCGCACGCCGCGGCGGTTACGCCTATCCCGCGATCAATGTGACCAGCACGCAGACCCTGAACGCCGCACTCCAGGGTTTCGCCGAGGCGGAATCCGATGGCATCATCCAAGTCTCCGTAGGCGGCGCCGCCTACTTCTCCGGGCAACGCGTCAACGACCGCGTCACCGGCTCGCTTGCCTTCGCAGCCTTCGCGCACGAAGTCGCGGCGAAATACCCCAACATCACCATCGCCCTGCACACCGACCACTGCGCCAAACAGTATTTGGACGAATGGGTGCGCCCCCTGCTCGATCATGAAGTCGAACAGGTGAAGCACGGTCAGGAACCGACCTTCCAGTCACACATGTGGGACGGTTCCACAGTGCCGCTGGGTGAAAACCTCGACATCGCAGAAGAACTGCTCGACAAATCCCAAGCCGCGCACACCGTGCTGGAAATCGAAATCGGCGCGGTCGGCGGCGAAGAAGACGGGCACAGCGCCGAAATCAATGACAAACTGTATTCCACGCCCGCGCAAGGCATCGCCGTCGCGCAACGACTCGGCCTCGGCGAGCGCGGACGCTACATGGCCGCCTTCACCTTCGGCAACGTGCACGGCGCATACAAACCAGGCGTGGTGAAACTGCGCCCCGAACTGCTCGACGAAATCCAGACCACGGTCGCGCTCGCGATTAAGGCCGGCGAAATGCCCGACCCCGCGCACTCGCTGGATGTCGCTTCCGGTAAGCCGTTCGCCCTGGTGTTCCACGGCGGTTCCGGCTCCGCGCCGGAGGAGATCGCGCAGGCCGTGAGCTACGGCGTGGTGAAGATGAACATCGACACCGATACGCAGTACGCATTCAGCCGTGCGGTGGCCGGTCACATGTTCTCCAACTATGATTCGGTGCTCAAAATCGATGGCGAGGTGGGCAACAAGAAGATGTACGACCCGCGTTCGTGGGGGCGCGAAGCGGAAAGCGCCATGGCCGCACGCGTGGTGGAGGCTTGCAGGCAGCTTGGCAGCGCGGGCAAGGCGTTGAAGTAG
- a CDS encoding adenylosuccinate synthase — MPGIVLIGAQWGDEGKGKATDLIGTKVDYVARFNGGNNAGHTVVVGDESYALHLLPSGIISPNVTPVIGNGVVVDPEVLFEEIDGLESRGVDCSRLLVSEAAHVIAPYHRTLDKVTERFLGKHKIGTTGRGIGPAYADKINRVGIRVHDLFNAEHLHDKVEASLHQKNQMLVKLYNRRPIDVDETTDELLKLGERLKPYVANTSLVLNKALDEGKTVLFEGGQATMLDVDHGTYPFVTSSNPTAGGACTGTGVGPTKITRVIGVSKAYVTRVGEGPFPTELFGEDGEWLRAQGHEYGVTTGRPRRCGWFDAVVNRYAAQVNGLTDIVLTKLDVLTGLKEIPLCVAYDVNGERRDDMPTDQSEFAAAKPIYESMPGWDEDISQIHDFNDLPKTCQDYVKRLEELSGCRISVIGTGPQRDHIIQINSLVD; from the coding sequence ATGCCTGGAATTGTTTTGATCGGTGCCCAGTGGGGCGACGAAGGTAAGGGCAAGGCGACCGATCTTATCGGCACCAAGGTCGACTATGTTGCGCGTTTCAATGGCGGCAACAATGCGGGCCATACCGTGGTCGTTGGTGACGAATCGTATGCGCTGCACCTGCTGCCCTCCGGCATCATCAGCCCGAACGTGACCCCCGTGATCGGCAACGGCGTCGTCGTCGATCCCGAAGTGCTGTTCGAGGAGATCGACGGTCTTGAAAGCCGTGGCGTGGACTGCTCCCGACTGCTGGTGAGCGAAGCCGCGCACGTGATCGCGCCGTACCATCGCACGCTCGACAAGGTGACCGAACGCTTCCTTGGCAAGCATAAGATCGGCACTACCGGCCGCGGCATCGGTCCGGCCTACGCGGACAAGATCAACCGCGTCGGCATCCGCGTACACGACCTGTTCAACGCCGAACATCTGCATGACAAGGTCGAGGCGAGCCTGCATCAGAAGAATCAGATGCTCGTCAAGCTGTACAACCGTCGTCCGATCGACGTGGACGAGACTACCGACGAGCTGCTCAAGCTTGGCGAACGTCTGAAGCCGTACGTGGCCAACACCTCGCTGGTGCTCAATAAGGCACTTGACGAAGGCAAGACCGTGCTGTTCGAAGGCGGCCAGGCCACCATGCTCGACGTGGATCACGGCACGTATCCGTTCGTCACGTCCTCCAACCCGACCGCCGGCGGCGCATGCACCGGTACCGGTGTCGGCCCGACCAAGATCACCCGCGTGATCGGCGTTTCCAAAGCATACGTGACCCGCGTGGGCGAAGGTCCGTTCCCGACTGAGCTGTTTGGCGAGGATGGCGAGTGGCTGCGTGCGCAGGGTCATGAGTATGGTGTGACTACGGGTCGCCCGCGGCGTTGCGGCTGGTTCGATGCGGTCGTCAATCGTTATGCGGCTCAGGTCAACGGCCTGACCGACATCGTGCTCACCAAGCTTGACGTGCTTACCGGCCTGAAGGAAATCCCGTTGTGCGTGGCCTATGATGTCAACGGCGAACGCCGCGACGATATGCCTACTGATCAGTCCGAATTCGCGGCGGCGAAACCAATCTACGAATCCATGCCGGGTTGGGACGAGGATATTTCCCAAATCCACGACTTCAATGATCTGCCGAAGACCTGTCAGGATTACGTCAAGCGTCTTGAGGAACTGTCCGGATGCCGTATCTCCGTGATCGGCACCGGCCCGCAGCGCGACCATATCATCCAGATCAATTCGCTGGTCGACTGA
- a CDS encoding ClC family H(+)/Cl(-) exchange transporter — protein sequence MTGNDAAHDIRRLIPRFDHLKWKMAAAGIVVGLVSGLLVVVYRLGIEYGTDASRWIYARIRETPWLIAPWAVAAVAAALAIAWMVGKEPMAGGSGIPQTNGVVICGLKMRWQTILPVRFVGGLLGALFGLSLGREGPSIQIGASGAQCVSHRLRGRRREDMQEHYLVTAGAAAGLSAAFSAPLSGMMFALEGVHRSFSPAILMGATAASLTADFVSKYCFGLRPVLDFGDIGQLSLEEYVWLIPLGLVAGLVGSLMNRSLLGFQTLYGKLPARSRPMIAIAIALPVGIWLPDVLGGGSNLIDTAEHARVGLGMLCLLFVAKTLFTSTSFGSGAPGGIFMPILAVGSLAGGICGEVLHRFGDLPSDAVAVFAVCVMTGTLAASVKTPITSILLAVEMSGTLTHMLPVAAVAFIALLVSDLLRTKPIYGELLERYVRAQGMQMAIASHVGSGIMELPLEMGAIADGKRVRDVRWPSGCLIIGLRRGESEIVPRGDTRLRAGDYLVVLFSGEEEREVRPAMRRLCDARLD from the coding sequence TTGACTGGTAACGACGCGGCACATGATATCCGCCGGCTGATTCCGCGATTCGACCACTTGAAGTGGAAGATGGCGGCGGCCGGCATAGTCGTTGGTCTGGTTTCAGGATTGCTGGTTGTCGTATACCGTCTCGGCATCGAATACGGCACGGATGCGTCCCGTTGGATATATGCGCGGATTCGCGAGACCCCGTGGCTGATTGCGCCATGGGCGGTTGCCGCGGTGGCGGCCGCGCTGGCGATCGCGTGGATGGTCGGTAAGGAGCCGATGGCTGGTGGCAGCGGCATCCCGCAGACCAACGGCGTGGTGATATGCGGCTTGAAGATGCGTTGGCAGACGATTCTGCCAGTCCGTTTCGTCGGTGGACTGTTGGGCGCGTTGTTTGGTCTGTCGCTCGGCCGTGAGGGGCCGTCCATTCAGATTGGTGCGTCTGGCGCGCAGTGCGTGTCCCACCGTTTGCGCGGCCGACGTCGTGAGGACATGCAGGAGCATTATCTGGTCACCGCCGGTGCCGCGGCCGGCTTGTCCGCCGCGTTCAGCGCGCCGCTGTCCGGCATGATGTTCGCTTTGGAAGGGGTGCATCGGAGTTTTTCCCCTGCGATTCTGATGGGCGCTACCGCCGCATCGCTGACCGCCGATTTCGTCTCGAAATACTGTTTCGGTCTGCGTCCGGTTTTGGATTTCGGTGATATCGGTCAGCTGTCGTTGGAAGAGTATGTGTGGCTGATTCCGTTGGGATTGGTGGCCGGTTTGGTTGGTTCGCTGATGAACCGCTCGTTGCTTGGCTTCCAGACGCTGTACGGCAAACTGCCGGCACGGAGCCGCCCGATGATTGCGATTGCGATCGCGTTGCCTGTCGGCATCTGGTTGCCCGATGTGCTCGGCGGCGGCTCGAATCTGATTGATACCGCCGAACATGCGCGCGTCGGCTTGGGAATGCTGTGTCTGCTGTTCGTGGCGAAGACGCTGTTCACATCCACGAGTTTCGGCTCAGGTGCGCCTGGTGGTATTTTCATGCCGATTCTTGCGGTCGGTTCGCTGGCCGGCGGCATCTGCGGTGAAGTGTTGCATCGATTCGGTGATCTGCCATCCGACGCAGTGGCGGTGTTTGCGGTGTGCGTGATGACGGGCACGCTCGCCGCGTCCGTGAAAACGCCGATCACGTCGATTCTGTTGGCTGTGGAGATGTCCGGAACGTTGACGCACATGCTGCCGGTCGCGGCTGTCGCTTTCATCGCGCTGTTGGTGTCCGATCTGCTGCGCACCAAACCGATCTATGGGGAGTTGCTGGAGCGGTACGTGCGCGCGCAAGGCATGCAGATGGCGATCGCAAGCCATGTGGGCAGCGGCATTATGGAACTGCCATTGGAAATGGGGGCGATTGCGGACGGCAAGCGGGTGCGTGACGTGCGTTGGCCGTCTGGGTGTTTGATCATCGGCCTGCGTCGCGGCGAAAGCGAGATCGTGCCGCGCGGTGATACACGGCTGCGTGCCGGTGACTATCTGGTGGTGCTGTTCAGTGGCGAGGAGGAGCGCGAGGTGCGACCTGCGATGCGGCGGCTGTGTGATGCCCGGCTTGACTGA